Proteins encoded in a region of the Melospiza georgiana isolate bMelGeo1 chromosome 2, bMelGeo1.pri, whole genome shotgun sequence genome:
- the LOC131080303 gene encoding putative N-acetylated-alpha-linked acidic dipeptidase, which produces MWTSLGARSESAGPRAASGRLWAVVLGAAAGFFLLGFLIGWFAKPTDKKTSLSTHEDMRTAFMAEMKAENIKQFLYNFTRLPHLAGTKENMHLAQQIQAEWKKFGLDSVQLVHYDVLLSYPNDTKPNYISIIDEHGNEVFNTSLSEPPPPGYEAVADVVPPYNAFSAQGVPEGELVYVNYGRTEDFFTLQRDMGINCTGKIVIARYGKIFRGNKVKNAELAGAKGIILYSDPADYCAPGVDPYPNGWDLPGGGAQRGNVLNLNGAGDPLTPGYPAKEYMHRLDKSSGVGLPKIPVHPIGYHDAESLLRNMGGPAPPHSSWKGNLNVSYNVGPGFTEDHSSRKVKMHIHSNNEVRRIYNVIGTIRGTVEPDRYVILGGHRDSWVFGGIDPQSGAAVVHEIVRSFGKLKNEGWRPRRTVIFASWDAEEFGLLGSTEWAEENAKVLQARGVAYINADSSVEGNYTLRVDCTPLMYSLVYSLTKKIPSPDKGFEGKSLYESWYKKNPSSEYKEVPRINKLGSGNDFEAFFQRLGIASGRARYSKNWNVEKYSSYPVYHSVYETYEIVEQFYDPTFKNHLTVAQVRGGLVFELANSVVLPFDCRDYASAVSNYARIIYNLSRNHEEELATYSVSFDALFSAVKNFTEVAASFHDRLQQIDFNNLLAVRSLNDQLMFLERAFIDPLGLPGRPFYRHVIFAPSSHNKYAGESFPGIYDAMFDIESKADQREAWEEVKRQISIAAFTVQAAADTLKEVA; this is translated from the exons ATGTGGACGTCGCTCGGTGCCCGCTCGGAGTCGGCcggccccagggcagccagcGGCCGCCTCTGGGCTGTCGTCCTGGGAGCCGCGGCGGGTTTCTTCCTCCTCGGGTTCCTCATCG GCTGGTTTGCAAAACCTACAGATAAGAAGACATCTCTGAGTACTCATGAGGACATGAGGACAGCATTTATGGCGGAAATGAAAGCGGAAAACATCAAGCAGTTTCTTTA CAATTTTACACGGCTTCCTCACCTAGCAGGAACAAAGGAAAATATGCATCTGGCACAGCAAATCCAAGCTGAGTGGAAGAAATTTGGTTTGGATTCAGTTCAGTTGGTTCATTATGATGTCTTACTCTCTTACCCCAACGACACTAAGCCCAACTACATCTCAATAATCGATGAGCATGGCAATGAG GTTTTCAACACATCATTGTCTgagcctcctcctccaggaTATGAGGCTGTTGCAGATGTGGTGCCACCCTACAATGCCTTTTCAGCCCAAGGAGTGCCTGAG GGTGAGTTGGTGTATGTGAATTATGGCCGCACCGAGGACTTCTTTACGTTACAACGTGACATGGGAATTAACTGCACAGGAAAGATTGTTATTGCCAGATATGGGAAGATCTTCAGAGGAAACAAG GTGAAGAATGCTGAATTGGCAGGTGCCAAGGGAATTATTCTGTACTCTGACCCTGCTGACTACTGTGCACCTGGAGTAGATCCTTATCCAAACGGCTGGGACCTTCCAGGTGGAGGAGCCCAGCGTGGGAATGTATTAAACCTGAATGGAGCAGGGGATCCTCTGACTCCAGGTTATCCTGCAAAAG AATACATGCACCGATTAGACAAAAGCAGTGGTGTAGGTCTCCCAAAAATTCCAGTTCATCCTATTGGCTATCATGATGCAGAATCATTACTGCG TAATATGGGAGGACCTGCACCACCTCACAGTAGCTGGAAAGGAAATTTGAATGTATCTTACAACGTTGGTCCTGGATTTACAGAAGATCATTCTTCAAG AAAGGTGAAAATGCACATTCATAGCAACAATGAAGTAAGAAGGATTTACAATGTGATTGGTACCATCAGAGGCACAGTGGAACCAG ACAGATATGTCATCCTGGGAGGCCACCGTGACTCATGGGTATTTGGTGGCATTGATCCTCAGAGTGGGGCAGCTGTGGTTCACGAGATTGTGAGGAGCtttggaaaactgaaaaatgaag GATGGAGACCAAGGAGAACAGTGATATTTGCAAGCTGGGATGCAGAGGAATTTGGCTTGTTAGGATCAACAGAGTGGGCTGAG gAAAATGCCAAAGTATTGCAAGCACGGGGAGTGGCTTATATCAATGCAGATTCTTCTGTTGAAG GAAACTACACACTGCGAGTGGATTGCACACCACTGATGTACAGCCTGGTTTATAGTCTGACTAAAAAG ATACCAAGTCCTGATAAGGGATTTGAAGGAAAATCTCTTTATGAGAGCTGgtataaaaaaaatccatcaagTGAATATAAAGAGGTCCCCAG aataaataaacTGGGTTCTGGCAATGACTTTGAAGCATTTTTTCAACGTCTTGGCATTGCTTCAGGCAGAGCACGTTACAGTAAAAATTGG AATGTGGAAAAATACAGCAGCTATCCAGTTTACCACAGTGTCTATGAAACCTATGAAATTGTGGAACAGTTTTATGATCCCACTTTCAAGAATCATCTGACAGTAGCTCAGGTACGGGGAGGGCTGGTGTTCGAATTGGCCAACTCTGTTGTGCTTCCCTTTGACTGTAGAGATTATGCATCAGCTGTGAGCAACTATGCTCGCATCATCTATAATTTGTCAAGGAATCATGAAGAGGAGCTGGCAACATACAGTGTATCCTTTG ATGCTCTGTTTTCAGCTGTGAAGAATTTTACAGAAGTTGCTGCTAGCTTTCATGATAGACTGCAACAAATAGATTTCAATAA tCTGCTTGCTGTCAGATCACTAAATGATCAGCTCATGTTTCTAGAAAGGGCTTTCATCGACCCTCTTGGATTACCTGGCAGGCCATTCTATAG ACATGTTATCTTTGCTCCAAGCAGCCACAACAAATATGCAGGAGAATCCTTCCCAGGAATCTATGATGCCATGTTTGATATTGAAAGCAAAGCTGATCAACGTGAAGCCTGGGAAGAAGTGAAGAGGCAGATTTCCATTGCAGCATTcactgtgcaggcagcagcagacacACTGAAGGAAGTAGCATAA